Proteins encoded in a region of the Candidatus Methylomirabilota bacterium genome:
- the lysS gene encoding lysine--tRNA ligase: MPEAPQPETPKPETPKPETNDLIRRRLEKLEALRAGGIDPFGQRFAVTHWAGELGRRFHAAGDDLLKQAGPVVVAGRVVALRHHGKTCFAHLRDQSGQIQLYARVDGLGERYALFTNLDVGDFIGVTGELFRTRTGELTVAVRSFEFLAKSLRPLPEKWHGLKDVETRYRRRYVDLVMNPQVREVFVIKSRLIREMRAFLDARGFLEVETPMMQPIPGGAAAKPFVTHHNALDMALYLRIAPELYLKRLVVGGLDRVYEINRSFRNEGISTQHNPEFTMLEFYQAYADYEDLMSLTEEMLAHLGREVLGATTLRYQGEEVSLAGPWPRLPFFDAISRAIGAAVGPETPEAALRKAAVAAGVPEPKAGAGAVGLWKDVFDTLVEQTLVQPTFITDFPIELSPLSKRKTGNPRLVDRFELFICRREIANAYSELNDPVDQRRRFEEQARERERGDEEAHWMDEDFVRALEYGMPPTAGEGIGIDRLAMLFTDSPSIRDVILFPHLRPERGQAGQPAPDDEEGEG, translated from the coding sequence CTGCCCGAGGCGCCCCAGCCGGAGACACCCAAGCCGGAGACACCCAAGCCGGAGACAAATGACCTCATTCGGCGGCGCCTCGAGAAGCTGGAGGCGCTTCGCGCCGGCGGGATCGACCCGTTCGGGCAGCGTTTCGCGGTCACGCACTGGGCAGGCGAGCTCGGGCGCCGCTTTCACGCCGCGGGTGACGACCTGCTCAAGCAGGCCGGCCCCGTGGTCGTCGCCGGGCGGGTGGTCGCGCTCAGGCACCACGGGAAGACCTGCTTCGCGCACCTGCGCGACCAGTCCGGGCAGATACAGCTCTACGCCCGGGTGGACGGGCTCGGGGAGCGCTACGCGCTGTTCACCAACCTCGACGTCGGCGACTTCATCGGTGTGACAGGGGAGCTCTTCCGAACGCGCACTGGCGAGTTGACCGTCGCCGTCCGGAGCTTCGAGTTCCTCGCCAAGTCGCTCCGGCCGCTGCCGGAGAAATGGCACGGGCTCAAGGACGTCGAGACCCGGTACCGGCGCCGCTACGTCGACCTCGTGATGAACCCCCAGGTCCGCGAGGTCTTCGTGATCAAGAGCCGGCTGATCCGCGAGATGCGCGCCTTTCTGGACGCGCGTGGCTTCCTCGAGGTCGAGACCCCGATGATGCAACCCATTCCCGGCGGAGCGGCGGCCAAGCCCTTCGTGACGCACCACAACGCGTTGGACATGGCGCTCTACCTGCGCATCGCCCCCGAGCTGTATCTCAAGCGCCTGGTTGTCGGCGGGCTCGACCGCGTCTACGAGATCAACCGGAGCTTCCGCAACGAGGGGATCTCGACGCAGCACAACCCCGAGTTCACGATGCTGGAGTTCTACCAGGCCTACGCGGACTATGAGGACCTCATGAGCTTGACGGAGGAGATGCTCGCGCATCTCGGGCGGGAGGTCCTCGGAGCGACCACGCTCCGGTACCAGGGCGAAGAGGTGAGTCTCGCGGGCCCGTGGCCGCGCCTGCCGTTCTTCGATGCGATCTCCCGGGCCATCGGCGCCGCCGTCGGCCCGGAGACCCCTGAGGCCGCCTTGCGGAAGGCGGCGGTGGCGGCGGGCGTGCCGGAGCCCAAGGCGGGGGCGGGCGCCGTCGGCCTGTGGAAGGACGTCTTCGACACGCTCGTCGAGCAGACCCTGGTCCAGCCGACCTTCATCACCGACTTCCCCATCGAGCTCTCGCCGCTGTCCAAGCGCAAGACCGGCAACCCGCGGTTGGTGGACCGCTTCGAGCTGTTCATCTGCCGGCGGGAGATCGCCAACGCCTACTCGGAGCTCAACGACCCGGTAGACCAGCGCCGCCGCTTCGAGGAGCAGGCACGCGAGCGCGAGCGCGGCGATGAGGAAGCGCACTGGATGGATGAGGACTTCGTCCGCGCCCTCGAGTACGGCATGCCGCCGACGGCAGGCGAGGGGATCGGCATCGACCGGCTGGCCATGCTCTTCACCGACTCGCCGTCGATCCGCGACGTGATCCTGTTCCCCCACCTGCGCCCCGAGCGCGGCCAGGCTGGCCAGCCCGCGCCCGACGATGAAGAGGGCGAGGGCTGA